A single region of the Duganella sp. BuS-21 genome encodes:
- a CDS encoding type II secretion system F family protein, protein MDAIFSAFAVLLFAAVILMVEGAWLWWSGAHGGAARRIAKRLRLMAANGNGAGERVDILKRRTYSRSPLLEKQLRRFGRLALLDRLLLQAGVRWSVAQFIGGSLAMLVCGLVLPQMLHIPFLAGVAAAVLATGAPWLLLLRVRGARLRKLEEQLPEAADFLGRALRAGHSFANVMQMVGEEMPEPIAGEFKFSYEEINYGVPMNEALHNLALRVPLTDLRYLVIAVLIQRESGGNLAEVFGNISRLIRARLKLLAQVRVMSAEGRMSAWILGLLPLCVMLLMTVANPGYVRVLWTDPLGISLMWYALAVAAFGVLWMRKLIRIRV, encoded by the coding sequence ATGGACGCGATCTTCTCCGCCTTTGCCGTGCTGCTGTTCGCCGCCGTGATCCTGATGGTGGAAGGCGCCTGGCTGTGGTGGTCCGGCGCGCACGGCGGCGCGGCGCGGCGCATCGCCAAGCGATTGCGCCTGATGGCCGCCAATGGCAACGGTGCCGGCGAACGTGTCGACATCCTCAAGCGTCGCACCTACAGCCGCTCGCCGTTGCTGGAGAAACAGCTGCGCCGTTTTGGCCGGCTGGCGTTGCTGGACCGCTTGCTGTTGCAGGCCGGCGTGCGCTGGTCGGTGGCCCAGTTCATCGGCGGCTCGCTGGCGATGCTGGTGTGCGGGCTGGTGCTGCCGCAGATGCTGCACATACCCTTCCTTGCCGGCGTAGCGGCAGCGGTGCTGGCCACCGGCGCGCCTTGGTTGCTGCTGCTGCGCGTGCGCGGCGCCCGCCTGCGCAAGCTGGAGGAGCAGTTGCCCGAAGCGGCGGACTTCCTGGGCCGCGCCCTGCGTGCCGGCCACTCCTTCGCCAATGTGATGCAGATGGTGGGCGAGGAAATGCCGGAACCCATCGCGGGCGAATTCAAATTCTCCTACGAGGAGATCAACTACGGCGTGCCGATGAACGAAGCCCTGCACAACCTGGCGTTGCGGGTGCCGCTGACGGATTTGCGCTATCTGGTGATCGCGGTGCTGATCCAGCGCGAATCCGGCGGCAACCTGGCCGAGGTGTTCGGCAACATTAGCCGCCTGATACGCGCACGTCTCAAGCTGTTGGCGCAGGTGCGGGTGATGTCGGCCGAGGGCAGGATGTCGGCCTGGATACTGGGATTGCTGCCGCTGTGTGTGATGCTGCTGATGACGGTGGCGAATCCCGGCTATGTGCGCGTGCTGTGGACCGATCCCCTCGGGATAAGTCTGATGTGGTACGCATTGGCTGTTGCGGCGTTTGGCGTGCTGTGGATGCGCAAGCTGATACGCATCCGCGTGTGA
- a CDS encoding type II secretion system F family protein — translation MNGSQVLFLAVVFLVAAGVAVAALLVFSPVALRERLNEVVVEPAEEVADPVGTGWVEKVAQAAQPFSRLSLPEEGWERSPLRTRFMNAGWRSASAPSIYFAAKTLLALGLPAIVALCGAFAGAAPQKSFLYLLLLVAGIGYYLPNAVLSHKAAVRCRDIFENFPDALDLLTVCVEAGLSLERALTKVAGEIHIKSMALAQELQLALMEMRAGFTKERALRNLALRSGVEDVDTLVAMLIQSERFGTSMGDSLRIHSDNLRGKRSVLAEEAAAKIALKLLFPLIFCIFPTLMLVLIGPAGIQVYRMMQLTH, via the coding sequence ATGAATGGATCGCAGGTGCTGTTCCTGGCGGTGGTGTTTCTGGTGGCCGCCGGCGTGGCGGTGGCGGCGCTGCTGGTGTTTTCGCCGGTGGCGCTGCGCGAACGCCTGAACGAGGTGGTGGTCGAGCCGGCCGAGGAGGTAGCCGATCCGGTGGGCACGGGCTGGGTCGAGAAGGTGGCGCAGGCGGCGCAACCTTTCTCGCGCCTGTCGCTGCCGGAAGAAGGGTGGGAGCGTTCGCCGCTGCGCACGCGCTTCATGAACGCCGGCTGGCGCAGCGCCTCGGCGCCGTCGATTTACTTCGCCGCCAAGACTCTGCTGGCGCTTGGCCTGCCTGCCATCGTCGCGCTGTGCGGCGCCTTCGCCGGGGCCGCGCCGCAGAAAAGCTTCTTGTATTTGTTGTTGCTGGTGGCCGGCATCGGCTACTACCTGCCCAACGCGGTACTGTCGCACAAGGCCGCTGTGCGCTGCCGCGACATCTTCGAAAACTTCCCGGACGCGCTGGATCTGCTGACGGTGTGCGTGGAGGCGGGCCTGAGCCTTGAGCGTGCGCTGACCAAGGTGGCGGGAGAGATCCACATCAAGAGCATGGCGCTGGCGCAGGAACTGCAACTGGCGCTGATGGAAATGCGCGCCGGCTTTACCAAGGAGCGCGCCTTGCGCAACCTGGCCTTGCGCAGTGGCGTGGAAGACGTCGATACGCTGGTGGCGATGTTGATCCAGTCGGAGCGCTTCGGCACCAGCATGGGCGACTCGCTGCGCATCCATTCCGACAATTTGCGCGGCAAGCGCAGCGTGCTGGCCGAGGAGGCCGCCGCCAAGATCGCGCTGAAGTTGTTGTTTCCGCTGATCTTCTGCATCTTCCCGACCTTGATGCTGGTGCTGATCGGCCCCGCCGGCATCCAGGTCTACCGCATGATGCAGCTCACCCACTAG
- a CDS encoding LytR C-terminal domain-containing protein, translating to MKKTLLATCLLLTACSGVKMEQPAEDLITPLEQACLRDPLEPARWESLAAALAVAGERERAAAMYLQAASLRKHDVRQDHATLKQALVEEMPRTQVRRISAALVEVLRIPALAAASARDEEDAAVVPLTVVRLEISNGNGVAGAAARLARALEVDGLKTVRLSNVRPFVVPQSRIEYSGEQKDMAQTLGRRLNLPLQPLPGKRASADMRIVLGHDARYLK from the coding sequence ATGAAGAAAACGCTGCTCGCCACCTGCCTGCTGCTGACCGCATGCAGCGGCGTGAAGATGGAGCAACCAGCCGAAGACCTCATTACGCCGCTGGAGCAGGCCTGCCTGCGCGATCCGCTGGAGCCGGCACGCTGGGAGAGCCTGGCGGCGGCGCTGGCGGTGGCCGGGGAGCGCGAGCGCGCGGCGGCCATGTATTTGCAGGCGGCGTCGCTGCGCAAGCACGACGTGCGGCAGGATCACGCCACGCTCAAACAAGCGCTCGTCGAGGAAATGCCGCGCACGCAGGTGCGGCGTATCAGCGCTGCGCTGGTGGAGGTGCTGCGGATTCCGGCACTGGCCGCAGCGTCGGCACGTGATGAGGAAGATGCTGCAGTGGTGCCGCTGACGGTGGTGCGGCTGGAGATCAGCAACGGCAACGGCGTCGCCGGCGCTGCCGCGCGGCTGGCGCGCGCGCTGGAGGTGGACGGCCTGAAGACGGTGCGCCTGTCGAATGTGCGGCCGTTCGTGGTGCCGCAAAGCCGCATCGAATACAGCGGCGAGCAGAAAGACATGGCGCAGACACTGGGCCGGCGCTTGAACCTGCCGCTGCAACCGCTCCCCGGTAAGCGCGCTTCGGCCGACATGCGCATCGTGCTTGGTCACGATGCACGCTACCTGAAATAA